Part of the Deltaproteobacteria bacterium genome, GCCCCATACCTCCTGGCCGCGCCGAGATCAGTATTGATGAACCACAGTATCGCTGGGTGCGCGAGCATGGGACGCTGCATATTCCTGACGTTCGTGCGCAGAGAGATGGTTTCCCAACGATGGCCCCCCGCCGGTTTCGGAGCTTCTTAGCTGCTCCGCTTCATCAGAAGGATCAACTCATCGGCACCTTGAATGCACGTCGTAGCGAGGTGCGTCCCTTCACGCCGGCGCAGATCAAGCTGCTTGAGACCTTCGCCGACCAAGCGGTGATTGCCATCGAGAACGTGCGGCTGTTCAAGGAATTGCAGGAACGCAACCGTGATCTCACCGAAGCGTTGGAACAACAGACGGCGACGAGTGAGATTCTGGGAGTCATCAGTAGTTCCCCCACTTCTCTGGATCCGGTCTTCGATACGATACTGTCGAACATCACGCGATTGTGCGAATCGAATATCGCCCACGTTGCGCTGTACGATGGCGAGGCGCTCACGGTGGTCGCTCAACATGGAACCACCCAGGAGTTTGCTCAATTTCTCCAAGGCCCGCGTCGGCCCAGCCGCGAGACTCCCACTCGACTTGCGGCTTTGGAGCGCCGGACGATCCACGTCACCGATCTGTTGACGGCTCCGGAGTTTTCTCCGCCCGCGTTGGAAATTTACCGAAAGGAGAACGCGCGTACCGTCCTATCCGTGCCCATGCTTCTAAAAGACCGGCTTGTCGGTGTGATGACGACGTGGCGGCGCGAAGTCCGACCTTTTAGCGATAAACAAATCGATCTCGTCAAAACCTTTGCCGCCCAAGCGGTCATCGCGATCGAAAACGTCCGGCTGTTTAACGAACTCGATACCCGTAACCGCCAGCTCACCGAAGCTCTAGAGCAGCAGACCGCGCCGAGTGAGATTCTGCGCGTCATCGCCAGCTCGCCGACGGATATCCAGCCGGTGCTGGACGTGGTCGCCGAGAATGCTGCGCGGCTTTGTGACGCGACCAACGTGCAAATTTTTCGCGCTGACGGCGATGTCTTAAAGCTTGTAGCTAATTATGGAAGTGCAGCTGCAAGCCTACAAATGCCCATAAATCGTAATCGAATCCTCGGTCGAACATTTGTCGATTGTAAAACAGTTCATGTCCACGACCTCCAGGCTGAGGAAAGCGAGTTTCCGGGATCCCGGGCAATTCAAGATCAGCTCAGGTATCCGACGCGAACCGTGCTCGGAACGCCGCTGTTACGAGAGGGAGTCCCGCTCGGCGTGATCGGGATGCGTCGGTTGGAGGTGAGGCCTTTCACCGACTCTCAAATCAAACTGCTGGAAACCTTCGCTGACCAAGCGGTCATCGCCATCGAGAACGTGCGGCTGTTCCAAGAATTGCAGGAACGGACGAGCGAGCTGGCGGAGTCGGTCGACGAGTTAAAAGCTCTCGGCGAGGTTGGCCAGGCGGTGAGTTCGACGCTTGATCTGGAAACCGTGCTGGAAACCATCGTCGCGCGCGCCGTCGATTTGTCGGGTACCGATTGCGGCGTCATCTACGAATTTGACGATGCGACGGAAATTTTTCATCTGCGCGCAAGCCATCACATGGAAACTGAGGCTGTCGAAATGCTGCGCAACAGTCCGATCCGTTTGAACGAGCAAACCGCTGCGGGTCAGGCTGTGCTCACCCGCGCGCCGGTGCAAAATTCCGATACGTTGCTTGCCGATAGGTCCGCGTCTCGGGTGCGTCCGGTGATGACGCGGCTCGGCTATCGTTCGCTGCTTTCGGTGCCGATCTTGCGCGAACAGCAGATTGTCGGCGCGTTGACGGTGTGGCGGCGCCAGGCCGGGGAATTCGATCCCGAAGTGATCAACTTGATGCAAACCTTCGCCACCCAGTCGGCCTTGGCGATCCACAACGCGCGGCTGTTCCGCGAGCTCGAAGCGAAGGGCAAGCAACTGGAAATCGCCAGCCAGCATAAGTCGGAATTTCTCGCCAACATGTCGCACGAGCTGCGCACGCCGCTCAACGCGGTCATCGGCTTTTCCGAAGTGTTACAAGAGAAGTTATTTGGCGATTTGAACGAAAAACAAGCCGAGTATATCGACGATATTCTTTCCTCGGGGCGGCATCTGCTGTCGCTGATCAACGACATCTTGGATCTTTCCAAAGTCGAAGCCGGGCGCATGGAGTTGGAAGTGACGACGTTTCATCTGCCGGATGCCATCGACAACGCCATGTTGCTGATCCGCGAGCGCGCTAGTCAGCACGGCATCAAGCTCGACCGCTCGATCGACGACCGGTTAGGCGATTTCACCGGCGACGAGCGCAAAGTGAAACAGGTGCTGGTCAACTTGCTTTCCAACGCGGTGAAGTTCACGCCGGAAGGCGGACAGGTGAAGGTTGAAGCGAGGTTGGGCGACAGCGCGGTGATTATTTCCGTCGTCGACACCGGCATCGGCATCGCCAAGGAGGACCAAGAGGCGATCTTCGAAGAATTCCGCCAAGCCAGCGGCAACTACGCGCACAAGCGCGAAGGCACGGGATTAGGACTGACGCTGACGAAACGTTTCGTCGAAATGCACGGCGGCAGAATCTGGGTCGAGAGCGAAGTGGGAAAAGGCAGCACGTTTACATTCACGCTGCCGATCGGATAAGAGTTTTCTCTCGTAAAGTTAGAAGAGATCGATCATGAATATTTGTTCAAGCGTTTTTCCGAACTTAGCGCCTTGGCGACTTGGCGAGAGAACAATCCGAATCCGGACCAGAATTTACTCTCGCAAAGGCGCAAAGACGCCAAGTTAAAAGAGGTCGACGAAGAATTTGTCCGAGTGTTCTTTTAAACTTAGCGCCTTGGCGAGCAAAAAATCCGAATTCGGGAGAGGAGTATCTCTCGCAAAGGCGCAAAGACGCAAAGGTGGAAGAGATCGATCATGAATATTTGCCCGAGAGTTTCTCTGAACTTAGCGTCTTGGCATCTTGGCGAGAGAACAATCCGAGTCCAGGAGAAGAATATTTCTCGCAACGGCGCAAAGACGCAAAGTTATGACCGAGAATGAAATTGGGACAATTATTGTCGATGCGGCAGTGGCGGCACATCGGGAGCTCGGGCCGGGATTGCTTGAGAGCGTGTATGAGGTGGTTCTGGCTTATGAATTGGGACAACGTGGGCTTTCGGTGAAGCGCCAAGTTCCGATACCGATCCAATACAAGCAGATGACGTTCGAAGAGGCTTTTCGCGCTGACTTAGTGGTCGAAGATAAGGTGATCGTAGAGTTGAAATCTGTTGAGCAAGTCAGCCAAGCTCACAAGAAACAGCTTCTGACATATCTGCGGCTGACGGGTTGTAAGCTGGGATTTCTACTTAACTTTGGCGAAGCGTTGATGAAGCGAGGTATAACCCGCACGGTAAACGGGATCGAGGACTCCTAAACTTAGCGTCTTTGCGCCTTTGCGAGAGAAAAATCCGAGACTATTATGGCTAACGAACTTATTTTAATCATCGAGGACAACGAGAAGAACCGGAAGCTTTGCCGTGACGTGTTGACGGTGAAGGGGTATCGGACTATCGAGTCGGAGACGGCGGAAGACGGGCTTAAACTTGCCGCGGAGCAGAAGCCGAATTTGATTCTCATGGACATTCAATTGCCGGGCATCGACGGTGTCACGGCGATGAAGCAGTTGAAGGCCGATGCGAAAATGAAAATCATCCCGATCATCGCGATCACCGCCTCGGCAATGACCAATAACCGAAGCGCGATGCTCGCCGAAGGTTTCGACGGCTACCAGACCAAGCCGATAACGCTGAAAGATTTTCTCGGCGAAGTGGAGCGAGTTTTGAAAGTAAGGAGTTAGGATTAAGGAAATCGGAAATAAGAGTTTCTCTCGCAAAGGCGCTAAGGCGCTAAGTAAAAACGGAATAGCGAATTCGGAATTCTCATCCCCAAACTTTGCGTCTTTGCGCCTTTGCGAGAAACAATTCCGATATCCGAACGCCTTAGTCTTTACCCCTAACGGAATTCAATCGTGAACATGCCAGCGAAAATATTGGTGGTCGACGACACGGCGCGCAATGTGAAGCTGTTGGCCGATCTGTTGACGGTCAAAGGGTACAGCGTTGTCACCGCGGCCTCTGGGCGGGAGGCGTTGACTTCGGTTGACGCCGAGCCGCCGGATCTCGTTCTTCTCGACGTCGTCATGCCGGAGATGAGCGGCTATGAAGTTTGCCAGAAGCTTCGCGAGAATCCGGCGACGGCGATGCTGCCGGTGATCATGGTCACGGCGCTCGATCCCAGCGTCGAACGGGTGAAAGGCATTGAAGCCGGCGCGGACGATTTTCTCACCAAGCCGATCAATCAAGGTGAGTTGCTCGCGCGGGTGAAATCGCTGCTGTGCGTTAAAGAGCTGCACGACCTGGTGCAGGCGCAAGCCGCAGAGCTGGCCGACTGGAATAAAAACTTGGAGCGGCGGGTTCAGGAGCAGGTGGACCAACTGGAGAGGTTGGGCCGGCTCAAACGATTTTTCTCGCCGCAGCTGGCGGAATTGATCGTCGCCGGCGGCGCCGACGACCCGCTCAAGACGCACCGCCGCGATGTGACCGTGGTGTTTCTCGATTTGCGCGGCTTTACCGCCTTCGCCGAAAGCGCCGAACCTGAGGAAGTCATGGGCGTGCTGCGCGAATATCACGCGGCCATGGGCGCATTGATCATGGAGCATGAGGGAACGCTGGAGTGCTTCATCGGCGACGGCATGATGGTGATCTTCAACGATCCGGTGCCGGTCGCCAACCCCCAGGAGCGCGCGGTGCGCATGGCGCTGGCGATGCGCGGGCGCTTCGAAGGGATTGCCAAGGGTTGGAGCAAATTAGGTTACGACATCGGCATGGGCATAGGCATCGCCCAGGGTTACGCGACTATCGGCGAGATCGGTTTCGAGGGACGTTGGGCCTACGGCTCCATCGGTACGGTTTGTAATCTGGCTTCGCGCCTCTGCGGCGAGGCCAAGCCGGGGCAGATTTTGCTACCGCAACGGTTGTTGGCGAGCATCGGAGAGCTGGCTCAGTGCGAATCGGTGGGCGAGTTGACGTTGAAAGGATTTCATCGGCCGGTGGCCGCTTACAGCATCCTTGGCCTAAAGGGTGGGGCGCGATAGGAATCGGAATTCGGAGAAGATTATTCTCCCGCAAAGCATGCCCTGAGCTACGTCGAAGGAGCGCAAAGACGCCAAGTTGGAAAACTTCGAAATCCGAAGCACGAAATTCGAAACAAATTCAAATGACCAAAAACTCAAAATTCCAAACACAATACTTCGGAATCCTGGTTTTGGATTTTCCGTGTTTGCTTTTGTTTGACTGTGGGTTTGTTTAGGATTTCGATATTCGGATTTCGGATTTGAGAATTCATGGTTGTTCCTCGCAACGCTTCCACGGTGGTCCTGCTTCGGCCCGATGATTCGGGCGGTTTCGAGCTGTTGCTGACGCGGAGGCCGGAGGAGATGCGCTTTCTTGGCGGGTT contains:
- a CDS encoding GAF domain-containing protein; the protein is MATIKKKSVKKSKVKPPRATAKKSPPKKPAQTVQSLQRELADALEQQTATSEILRVIASSPTDIQPVLDVVAENAARLCAADDAQILRLEGEFYRRVAAYGTLPALDQLPLNRGSPSGRSMVDRQTIHVDDLAAEVETEYPELKAYQQRLGHRTTLATPLLREGAPIGAILIRRLVVRPFSPKQIALLKIFADQAVIAIENVRLFKELGERNAELREALEHQTATAEVLGIISRSPTDVQPVLDAIVESAARVCGIDDVVLRLHEGSTSVLRAHFGPIPPGRAEISIDEPQYRWVREHGTLHIPDVRAQRDGFPTMAPRRFRSFLAAPLHQKDQLIGTLNARRSEVRPFTPAQIKLLETFADQAVIAIENVRLFKELQERNRDLTEALEQQTATSEILGVISSSPTSLDPVFDTILSNITRLCESNIAHVALYDGEALTVVAQHGTTQEFAQFLQGPRRPSRETPTRLAALERRTIHVTDLLTAPEFSPPALEIYRKENARTVLSVPMLLKDRLVGVMTTWRREVRPFSDKQIDLVKTFAAQAVIAIENVRLFNELDTRNRQLTEALEQQTAPSEILRVIASSPTDIQPVLDVVAENAARLCDATNVQIFRADGDVLKLVANYGSAAASLQMPINRNRILGRTFVDCKTVHVHDLQAEESEFPGSRAIQDQLRYPTRTVLGTPLLREGVPLGVIGMRRLEVRPFTDSQIKLLETFADQAVIAIENVRLFQELQERTSELAESVDELKALGEVGQAVSSTLDLETVLETIVARAVDLSGTDCGVIYEFDDATEIFHLRASHHMETEAVEMLRNSPIRLNEQTAAGQAVLTRAPVQNSDTLLADRSASRVRPVMTRLGYRSLLSVPILREQQIVGALTVWRRQAGEFDPEVINLMQTFATQSALAIHNARLFRELEAKGKQLEIASQHKSEFLANMSHELRTPLNAVIGFSEVLQEKLFGDLNEKQAEYIDDILSSGRHLLSLINDILDLSKVEAGRMELEVTTFHLPDAIDNAMLLIRERASQHGIKLDRSIDDRLGDFTGDERKVKQVLVNLLSNAVKFTPEGGQVKVEARLGDSAVIISVVDTGIGIAKEDQEAIFEEFRQASGNYAHKREGTGLGLTLTKRFVEMHGGRIWVESEVGKGSTFTFTLPIG
- a CDS encoding adenylate/guanylate cyclase domain-containing response regulator, translating into MPAKILVVDDTARNVKLLADLLTVKGYSVVTAASGREALTSVDAEPPDLVLLDVVMPEMSGYEVCQKLRENPATAMLPVIMVTALDPSVERVKGIEAGADDFLTKPINQGELLARVKSLLCVKELHDLVQAQAAELADWNKNLERRVQEQVDQLERLGRLKRFFSPQLAELIVAGGADDPLKTHRRDVTVVFLDLRGFTAFAESAEPEEVMGVLREYHAAMGALIMEHEGTLECFIGDGMMVIFNDPVPVANPQERAVRMALAMRGRFEGIAKGWSKLGYDIGMGIGIAQGYATIGEIGFEGRWAYGSIGTVCNLASRLCGEAKPGQILLPQRLLASIGELAQCESVGELTLKGFHRPVAAYSILGLKGGAR
- a CDS encoding response regulator; translation: MANELILIIEDNEKNRKLCRDVLTVKGYRTIESETAEDGLKLAAEQKPNLILMDIQLPGIDGVTAMKQLKADAKMKIIPIIAITASAMTNNRSAMLAEGFDGYQTKPITLKDFLGEVERVLKVRS
- a CDS encoding GxxExxY protein yields the protein MTENEIGTIIVDAAVAAHRELGPGLLESVYEVVLAYELGQRGLSVKRQVPIPIQYKQMTFEEAFRADLVVEDKVIVELKSVEQVSQAHKKQLLTYLRLTGCKLGFLLNFGEALMKRGITRTVNGIEDS